Proteins from a single region of Choloepus didactylus isolate mChoDid1 chromosome 10, mChoDid1.pri, whole genome shotgun sequence:
- the ALDH1B1 gene encoding LOW QUALITY PROTEIN: aldehyde dehydrogenase X, mitochondrial (The sequence of the model RefSeq protein was modified relative to this genomic sequence to represent the inferred CDS: inserted 4 bases in 3 codons; deleted 1 base in 1 codon; substituted 2 bases at 2 genomic stop codons) produces MLCSMVPWLLCLRGRTAPYSSAAALPGPILNPNICYNQLFIDEWQDAVSKKNFITVNPTTGEVIGHVVEGDQADVDRAVKVAHELPGSPWRQMDASEQGQLLNLLADLVEQDRVLDLDEVIRVYRYFAGXADKWHSKTIPMDSEHFCFTWHEPIRVCRQTIPRNFPLVMQGWKLAPTLTTSNAVVVTVTEXTPLSALXLAFLIKEAGFPPGLVNIVTVYGPAAGVAIAQHMDIDKVAFIGSTEMGHLKQMAAGKSNLXRVTLELGRKSPSIMLANADLGHAMEQCYEALFFNMGQCCCASPHTFLEESIYDEFLERTVEKAKQRKVGNPSELDMQQGPQVDKEQFERILGYIQPDQKDCAKRLCGWERFGECGFFIKPTVFGGVQNDVKIAKEEIFRPVQLLFKSKKGEEVIETDNNTRXSLAATMFIQDLDKAVYLTQALQAGTVWVNTYNIITCHTPFRGFKKSGSGRELGEYGFNAYTEMKIVTIKVPQKNS; encoded by the exons ATGCTGTGCAGCATGGTACCCTGGCTGCTTTGCCTCCGTGGCAGGACCGCCCCATACTCCTCGGCAGCTGCACTCCCAGGCCCCATCCTGAACCCAAACATCTGCTACAACCAGCTGTTCATTGATGAGTGGCAAGATGCAGTCAGCAAGAAGAACTTCATAACAGTCAACCCTACCACGGGGGAGGTCATTGGGCACGTTGTTGAAGGGGACCAGGCTGATGTGGACCGGGCTGTGAAAGTAGCCCATGAGCTACCGGGGTCTCCATGGCGGCAGATGGACGCCTCTGAGCAGGGCCAGCTGTTGAACCTCCTGGCTGACCTAGTGGAGCAGGATCGTGTCTTAGACCTGGATGAGGTCATCAGGGTGTACCGGTACTTTGCTGGCTAGGCTGACAAGTGGCACAGCAAGACCATCCCCATGGACAGCGAGCACTTCTGCTTCACATGGCATGAGCCCATCAGAGTCTGTCGCCAGACAATCCCGAGGAACTTTCCCTTGGTCATGCAAGGCTGGAAGCTCGCCCCAACGCTCACCACGAGCAATGCTGTGGTCGTGACGGTCACAGAGTAGACCCCCCTTTCTGCCC TCCTGGCCTTCCTCATCAAGGAGGCAGGCTTTCCCCCTGGGCTGGTGAACATCGTCACAGTCTATGGCCCAGCGGCAGGAGTGGCCATCGCCCAGCACATGGATATTGACAAAGTTGCCTTCATTGGTTCCACCGAGATGGGCCACCTCAAACAGATGGCAGCCGGCAAGTCCAACCT AAGAGTCACCCTGGAGCTGGGTAGGAAGAGCCCCAGCATCATGTTGGCCAATGCCGACCTGGGCCATGCCATGGAGCAGTGCTACGAAGCCCTCTTCTTCAACATGGGGCAGTGCTGCTGTGCCAGCCCCCACACCTTCCTTGAGGAATCCATTTATGATGAGTTTCTTGAGAGAACAGTGGAGAAAGCCAAGCAGAGGAAAGTTGGGAACCCTTCTGAGCTGGATATGCAGCAGGGT CCCCAGGTGGACAAGGAGCAGTTTGAGCGCATCCTGGGCTACATCCAGCCTGACCAGAAAGATTGTGCAAAGCGTCTCTGTGGGTGGGAGCGTTTTGGAGAGTGCGGTTTCTTCATCAAGCCCACGGTCTTTGGTGGTGTGCAGAATGACGTGAAGATTGCCAAGGAGGAGATCTTCAGGCCTGTGCAGCTGCTGTTCAAGTCCAAGAAGGGTGAGGAAGTGATTGAGACGGACAATAACACCA TTAGCTTGGCTGCCACCATGTTCATCCAGGATCTGGACAAGGCCGTGTACCTCACCCAGGCACTCCAAGCTGGGACGGTGTGGGTGAACACCTATAACATCATCACCTGCCACACACCATTCAGAGGCTTCAAGAAATCTGGCAGTGGAAGGGAGCTGGGGGAGTATGGGTTTAACGCCTACACAGAGATGAAGATAGTCACTATCAAGGTCCCCCAGAAGAACTCGTAA